A genomic segment from Orrella daihaiensis encodes:
- a CDS encoding NUDIX hydrolase: MDKPAEFFFPAPRLSNYCSQCGTKITRRVPPGDNRTRDLCEQCGAIHYQNPRVVVGTLPVWDNKVLLCLRAIEPRANTWTLPAGFMELSETTGQGAMRETREEAGVEVELGTLYTVIDVSTVDQIHVYFLAHARDGQVNPGPESLDARYFALDEIPWENLSFRSVSTTLKHYISDLARGQFETRYYSLPPSY, translated from the coding sequence ATGGATAAACCCGCAGAATTTTTCTTTCCCGCACCGAGGCTTAGCAATTACTGCAGCCAATGCGGCACCAAAATCACGCGGCGCGTGCCGCCGGGCGACAACCGCACGCGTGATTTGTGCGAGCAGTGCGGCGCGATTCACTATCAAAACCCACGTGTTGTGGTCGGTACCCTGCCCGTTTGGGATAACAAGGTGCTGCTGTGCTTGCGTGCCATCGAGCCACGTGCCAACACGTGGACACTGCCTGCTGGCTTTATGGAACTGTCAGAGACCACTGGCCAGGGTGCCATGAGAGAAACCCGGGAAGAAGCCGGGGTTGAGGTCGAGCTTGGCACTCTCTATACTGTGATTGACGTCTCTACCGTTGACCAGATCCACGTTTACTTTCTGGCGCATGCGCGAGACGGGCAAGTCAATCCAGGACCAGAGAGCCTGGACGCGCGCTACTTTGCATTGGATGAAATCCCGTGGGAGAATCTGTCGTTTCGATCAGTTTCCACCACACTGAAGCACTACATCAGTGATCTGGCGCGCGGCCAATTTGAAACCCGTTATTACAGTCTGCCACCGTCATACTGA
- the aat gene encoding leucyl/phenylalanyl-tRNA--protein transferase — translation MASALTWVHPDTPLPPAEMARSNPPGLVAAGMDLGIARLTEAYRKGIFPWFSEGDPVLWWSPDPRMVLMTDELHISKSLGKKLRQIEHLQNNGQFDVIVTTDLAFAAVIHGCATRGHPIGAQLDGQPDSSTWITPDMKSAYWQWHQAGDVHSIETWVNGQLAGGLYGVCLGRMFFGESMFTRTSNASKIALVHLVRFLEHRGVTMIDCQMQTDHLASLGARSIDRAEFLSHIRQAVDEPGFVWPAGWIDSIGQCHQDLPSGVVLNLTDLSFFSYDESP, via the coding sequence ATGGCTAGCGCACTGACCTGGGTGCACCCGGACACACCATTACCGCCAGCCGAGATGGCGCGATCAAACCCTCCAGGACTGGTTGCGGCGGGTATGGATTTGGGCATCGCCCGCTTAACCGAAGCCTATCGCAAAGGGATATTTCCGTGGTTTAGCGAAGGCGATCCCGTACTGTGGTGGAGTCCCGACCCGCGCATGGTATTGATGACTGATGAGCTTCACATCAGCAAGTCTCTAGGCAAAAAACTCAGACAAATCGAACACCTTCAAAACAACGGGCAGTTTGATGTGATCGTTACCACGGACCTGGCATTTGCGGCCGTGATCCATGGCTGTGCGACCCGTGGTCATCCGATTGGAGCCCAACTGGATGGGCAACCCGATAGTTCGACCTGGATTACCCCCGACATGAAGTCCGCCTATTGGCAGTGGCACCAAGCCGGTGATGTACACAGTATAGAAACCTGGGTCAACGGGCAGTTAGCGGGCGGTCTTTATGGCGTCTGTCTGGGGCGCATGTTTTTTGGGGAGTCCATGTTTACCAGGACTTCAAACGCATCGAAGATAGCACTGGTGCATCTGGTGCGTTTTCTGGAGCATCGCGGCGTGACAATGATCGACTGCCAGATGCAGACGGATCACCTGGCCTCGCTTGGGGCACGCTCGATTGATCGCGCCGAATTTTTAAGCCATATCCGTCAAGCAGTCGATGAACCCGGATTCGTCTGGCCGGCTGGCTGGATTGACAGCATCGGCCAATGCCACCAAGATTTACCCTCTGGCGTTGTGCTCAATCTCACTGATTTGTCGTTCTTCAGTTACGATGAATCACCATGA
- a CDS encoding EI24 domain-containing protein gives MKQLRPHQTQASARGMLGRDVSQAFWRAVRSQMHPRMIFALFMPFIVIMLLTILLLWLGWTPLTEWLNAELTESAVPGMVDPVIGSTAFLALKAWLIPIAAVFILLPLAGIGGLAVAAVWIMPLVLAHVGKRDYPDVQARGKHATVISVWNAIWVSLLFVLGWVITLPLWLIPPLGLVLSLFWWTFAFNRMMRVDAVVDYADPDERQLLWRERSSGYWVLGFVCALLNLIPPAWVFLPVFSGLVYAHFSFEALRQLRRHPTVQVT, from the coding sequence ATGAAACAACTGCGACCTCACCAAACTCAGGCCTCAGCCCGTGGCATGCTCGGGCGCGACGTCAGTCAGGCGTTCTGGCGGGCTGTGAGATCACAAATGCACCCGCGCATGATTTTTGCGTTGTTCATGCCCTTTATTGTGATCATGCTCCTGACCATTCTGTTGTTGTGGCTAGGATGGACGCCGCTGACCGAATGGTTAAATGCTGAGCTCACGGAGTCGGCGGTGCCAGGCATGGTGGACCCGGTAATTGGTAGCACGGCATTTTTAGCGCTCAAAGCCTGGCTGATTCCGATTGCCGCGGTGTTTATTTTGCTGCCCCTGGCCGGCATAGGCGGCTTGGCCGTGGCTGCGGTCTGGATTATGCCGCTGGTGCTGGCGCACGTGGGCAAGCGCGACTACCCGGATGTGCAGGCACGTGGCAAGCACGCCACGGTGATCAGTGTCTGGAATGCCATTTGGGTGTCCCTGTTGTTTGTGCTTGGTTGGGTCATTACCTTGCCGTTGTGGTTGATTCCACCATTGGGTCTGGTGCTCTCGCTGTTTTGGTGGACGTTTGCATTTAATCGCATGATGCGCGTGGATGCGGTCGTTGACTACGCCGATCCGGATGAACGGCAGTTGTTGTGGCGTGAGCGCAGTTCGGGATACTGGGTGCTGGGGTTTGTGTGTGCTTTGTTAAATCTGATTCCACCCGCCTGGGTGTTTTTGCCGGTGTTTTCCGGGTTGGTGTATGCGCACTTTAGTTTTGAGGCCTTGCGCCAATTGCGGCGCCATCCAACGGTTCAGGTGACATGA
- a CDS encoding MFS transporter has translation MTTDRPESSVNQAAAGQTNASVAQVHTITLKIFLSFALGYFLSYALRSVNATIAPLLEADLNLGPGALGWLSSAYFLSFASVQWYLGTWLDRFGSRRTESMLLGTAALGSVVMALSDTLVGLSAGRILVGLGVAACLMAPYSYYRRVFAPQKQAQLAMWMLIAGTSGALAATQPALILAEWLGWRDIFLITAGLLAFSALAIFLFVPDHDLAATAHGQKLQSHPAKAATALPMTLMQLLRHPIMVRIIPTTIFFSGGFVALQSLWVGPWMTNVLGLSLNATGKALLYFNAALLVAYLTMSVVSPKLEARGITLARQTTIGFCWFVGCMLLILIWQSPTAWWAWLVMAPGIPAVILIQTQTALMFPKAIAGRVLTTFNLVMFAGAFAVQWGVGLLADLFALMGSDPARALWLAFAVLLIFQVISLWWFLSRDKPISVDTDHG, from the coding sequence ATGACAACCGACCGCCCTGAAAGCTCAGTGAACCAAGCAGCTGCCGGACAGACCAACGCGTCCGTGGCGCAGGTTCATACCATTACGCTCAAAATCTTTCTGAGTTTCGCGCTCGGCTACTTTTTGTCTTACGCCCTGCGTTCGGTCAATGCAACGATTGCACCACTGCTTGAAGCCGATCTTAACCTTGGCCCAGGCGCGCTAGGTTGGCTATCGTCGGCGTACTTTCTTTCCTTTGCATCTGTGCAATGGTACCTAGGCACCTGGCTCGACCGCTTTGGCTCACGCCGCACCGAATCCATGTTGTTGGGCACGGCAGCACTAGGCTCCGTGGTGATGGCATTAAGTGACACGCTAGTTGGTTTGTCAGCAGGCCGTATCCTGGTAGGTTTGGGCGTAGCCGCTTGCTTGATGGCACCCTATTCCTACTATCGCCGGGTGTTCGCCCCACAAAAGCAAGCCCAGCTTGCCATGTGGATGTTAATTGCCGGTACCTCAGGCGCGCTGGCGGCAACTCAACCGGCCTTGATACTGGCCGAGTGGCTCGGTTGGCGGGACATCTTTTTAATCACGGCAGGCCTATTGGCGTTCTCTGCTTTGGCGATTTTTTTATTTGTTCCGGACCATGATCTGGCTGCCACCGCACATGGCCAGAAACTTCAGAGCCATCCAGCCAAGGCGGCGACAGCCCTACCCATGACGCTGATGCAGTTGCTCAGACACCCGATTATGGTGCGCATCATTCCCACCACCATATTTTTTTCTGGTGGCTTTGTAGCCCTACAGTCGCTGTGGGTGGGTCCCTGGATGACCAATGTGCTGGGCTTATCCCTTAACGCAACCGGCAAGGCACTGCTGTATTTCAATGCGGCCTTGCTCGTTGCCTATCTGACCATGAGCGTCGTGAGTCCCAAACTTGAAGCCCGTGGCATCACGTTGGCTAGGCAAACCACGATCGGGTTTTGTTGGTTCGTTGGCTGCATGCTGCTGATTCTGATCTGGCAGAGCCCAACAGCATGGTGGGCCTGGCTAGTCATGGCGCCTGGCATACCGGCTGTAATTTTGATTCAGACTCAAACAGCGCTCATGTTCCCCAAAGCGATTGCCGGGCGCGTATTGACCACCTTTAATCTTGTGATGTTCGCAGGGGCATTTGCGGTGCAGTGGGGGGTGGGCTTATTGGCCGATCTGTTTGCTTTGATGGGCAGCGACCCGGCGCGCGCGCTTTGGCTCGCGTTTGCGGTGCTGCTTATTTTTCAGGTGATCAGCCTGTGGTGGTTTCTATCTCGCGACAAACCAATTTCTGTTGATACAGACCATGGATGA
- a CDS encoding IclR family transcriptional regulator, which yields MTIQVIERATRLLDALASEREPVSLKALAATTGLHPSTAHRILNDLVIARYVDRVDNGVYQLGMRLLELGSLVRGRLNVREAALDAMQALHKLTGQTVNLSIQQGDEIVYVDRAWSERSGMQVVRAIGGRAPLHLTSTGKLFLSVADPRQVRAYVTRTGLAGTTRNSITNFDALDRELALVRRLGYARDNEELEMGVRCIAAGIRDDTGRLVAGLSISAPAERLQDGWVQQLVETARTISGALGYEPGRSS from the coding sequence ATGACCATACAGGTCATCGAGCGTGCTACCCGCTTGCTCGATGCCTTGGCCAGTGAGCGTGAGCCCGTCTCCTTAAAAGCTTTGGCGGCCACGACCGGTCTGCATCCTTCAACGGCGCATCGGATCCTGAATGATCTGGTGATTGCTCGCTATGTCGATCGTGTTGATAACGGCGTCTATCAATTAGGCATGCGGTTGCTCGAGCTTGGGTCATTGGTGCGTGGGCGCTTAAATGTGCGTGAAGCGGCGTTGGATGCCATGCAGGCTTTGCATAAACTCACCGGCCAGACTGTCAACCTCTCGATTCAGCAAGGCGATGAGATTGTGTATGTCGATCGCGCCTGGAGTGAGCGTTCGGGCATGCAGGTGGTTCGTGCGATTGGCGGGCGGGCACCTTTGCATTTGACATCGACCGGTAAGCTGTTTCTGTCAGTGGCCGATCCGAGGCAAGTTAGAGCTTATGTCACACGAACGGGCTTGGCTGGCACCACCCGCAATAGCATCACCAACTTTGATGCGCTGGATCGCGAATTGGCCTTGGTGCGTCGTTTGGGTTATGCCCGCGACAACGAAGAGCTCGAGATGGGAGTGCGATGTATCGCCGCCGGGATTCGCGACGACACCGGCCGTTTGGTGGCGGGGTTGTCGATTTCGGCGCCGGCCGAACGGCTGCAAGACGGCTGGGTGCAGCAGTTAGTTGAGACGGCGCGTACGATTTCTGGTGCGTTGGGTTACGAGCCCGGCAGAAGTAGCTAG
- the phaP gene encoding TIGR01841 family phasin (Members of this family are phasins (small proteins associated with inclusions such as PHA granules). Note that several different families of phasins have been named PhaP despite very little sequence similarity to each other.), whose protein sequence is MNTMPKEMMETQKAALDAMMAVQGSMFNGFEKLVDLNLKVMKATMDEVSQKTHEAMGVKDAQEVVAMSSSLVQPTAEKAAAYGKHVYDIVAGVQADLAKLTEGKMAESQKQLAELVEQFSRNAPSGAEGTVAMLKSSLAQANAAYESMTKAAKQAAEAAEKNLQAASAQAFKAATEAANTATKAAGRRRAA, encoded by the coding sequence ATGAACACGATGCCTAAAGAAATGATGGAAACCCAAAAAGCCGCTCTGGACGCCATGATGGCTGTTCAAGGCAGCATGTTCAACGGCTTTGAGAAGCTTGTTGACCTGAACCTGAAAGTCATGAAAGCTACCATGGACGAAGTGTCACAAAAGACGCACGAAGCCATGGGCGTAAAAGATGCCCAGGAAGTTGTCGCCATGAGCTCCTCGCTCGTTCAGCCCACCGCTGAGAAAGCTGCTGCCTACGGCAAGCATGTTTATGACATCGTTGCTGGCGTTCAGGCTGACTTGGCCAAGTTGACCGAAGGCAAGATGGCTGAGAGCCAGAAGCAGTTGGCTGAGCTTGTCGAGCAGTTTTCTCGTAACGCTCCTTCGGGCGCCGAAGGTACCGTTGCCATGCTCAAGTCATCGTTGGCTCAGGCTAACGCTGCCTACGAAAGCATGACCAAGGCTGCCAAGCAAGCTGCTGAAGCTGCTGAGAAGAACCTGCAGGCCGCTAGCGCCCAGGCTTTCAAAGCTGCAACCGAGGCTGCTAACACGGCAACCAAGGCTGCTGGCCGTCGCCGCGCTGCCTAA
- a CDS encoding DUF2946 family protein, which produces MDDSVINAIKRWPNVPAVFGWLSLTARGQWRLHPDGKAVEGGMGESISNPQILGFINRNYDHDELGRWFFQNGPQRVYVRLDAAPWIVFADDSQGELSTHTGLAIQTVTQLELDDSGNLYLSTEHGAGMLIDRDLPRFIQSLNTVDGQPLEQWWAQSQGVQTTLSANIWRALADGVSVNRIQAQFSSDVQLGFVRNPTAATSLSSAP; this is translated from the coding sequence ATGGATGATTCGGTCATTAATGCCATCAAACGCTGGCCAAATGTGCCAGCAGTCTTTGGCTGGCTATCGCTGACGGCGCGAGGTCAATGGCGCCTGCATCCAGATGGCAAAGCAGTCGAAGGTGGCATGGGTGAGTCCATTAGCAATCCGCAGATTCTGGGGTTTATCAATCGCAACTATGACCATGACGAGCTAGGACGGTGGTTTTTTCAGAACGGGCCACAGCGTGTCTATGTGCGCCTTGATGCCGCCCCCTGGATCGTATTCGCCGATGATAGTCAGGGCGAGCTCAGTACCCACACAGGACTGGCGATTCAGACAGTCACACAACTAGAGCTCGATGACAGCGGCAATCTGTACCTGAGCACCGAACATGGAGCGGGAATGCTCATCGATCGCGACCTGCCAAGATTTATCCAGAGCCTCAATACCGTTGACGGACAACCTCTGGAACAATGGTGGGCGCAAAGCCAGGGCGTTCAGACCACTTTGTCTGCCAACATCTGGCGAGCACTTGCTGATGGCGTTTCTGTTAATCGCATACAGGCTCAGTTTTCCTCAGATGTACAGCTTGGATTTGTGCGCAACCCAACTGCTGCCACATCATTGAGCAGCGCACCATGA
- a CDS encoding AzlD domain-containing protein gives MEQALADHWYLYGAIGLLTICTLLTRASYHLFGHRVPLSEGVRRALRYAPAAALTAIIVPILLPWSAPDSMATVIDQRLFAALVAIWLFQKTRNVLVMIVGGMVAFWLLRALIGWW, from the coding sequence ATGGAACAAGCGCTTGCAGATCATTGGTATCTCTACGGTGCGATCGGTTTATTGACAATTTGTACGTTGCTGACACGGGCGAGCTACCATCTGTTTGGTCATCGGGTGCCTCTTAGCGAAGGGGTACGCCGTGCTTTGCGTTATGCGCCCGCAGCGGCCTTGACGGCGATTATCGTGCCGATTCTTTTGCCGTGGTCAGCGCCAGACAGCATGGCAACCGTTATTGATCAACGGCTATTCGCAGCCTTGGTTGCTATCTGGTTGTTCCAAAAAACCCGTAATGTGTTGGTCATGATTGTTGGCGGCATGGTGGCTTTTTGGCTATTGCGGGCATTGATCGGTTGGTGGTGA
- a CDS encoding arginyltransferase, translating into MSQIQELPFAAIQFYATASYRCSYLPTEQARSQVAAPGHLIHAENYSGLVEQGFRRSGLFTYRPHCDQCKACIPVRVDCQAFVPNRSQKRAYKAHQHLRAHTIALGWSEEHFDLYSRYQTARHPGGGMDEDSRAQYSQFLLASRVNSRLVEFRDEHGSLYMVSIIDILNEGLSSVYTFYDPAATGSLGTYGILWQILQCRQMGLPWLYLGYWIKQSPKMRYKSNFKPAQCLIDGRWRPLTDELESNP; encoded by the coding sequence ATGAGTCAGATTCAAGAACTTCCCTTTGCGGCGATCCAGTTTTATGCCACCGCGAGCTACCGCTGTAGCTACCTGCCCACTGAGCAGGCGCGCTCACAGGTAGCAGCGCCTGGCCATCTGATTCATGCGGAGAACTATTCAGGTCTGGTTGAACAGGGATTTCGACGCAGTGGGCTATTTACCTATCGCCCCCACTGCGATCAATGCAAAGCGTGCATTCCTGTGCGAGTCGATTGCCAGGCCTTTGTGCCCAACCGCAGCCAGAAGCGAGCCTACAAAGCCCACCAACACTTACGCGCACACACAATCGCGCTGGGCTGGTCAGAAGAACACTTTGACTTGTACAGCCGCTACCAAACCGCGCGCCATCCCGGTGGCGGGATGGACGAAGATAGTCGCGCGCAATATAGCCAGTTTCTGCTGGCTAGCCGGGTGAATTCTCGTCTGGTTGAGTTTCGTGACGAGCATGGCTCGCTCTACATGGTTTCTATCATCGACATCCTGAACGAAGGCCTCTCATCGGTTTATACGTTCTATGATCCTGCGGCCACTGGCAGTCTTGGCACTTACGGGATCCTGTGGCAAATTCTGCAATGTCGTCAAATGGGCCTGCCATGGCTATATCTGGGCTACTGGATCAAGCAAAGCCCCAAGATGCGCTATAAGTCCAACTTCAAGCCAGCACAATGTTTGATCGATGGGCGCTGGCGACCACTGACTGACGAACTCGAATCAAATCCTTAA
- a CDS encoding DEAD/DEAH box helicase — translation MTDSDIPQAVDAAVAAPAVQSPSPSFDEIGLHSLILQAVKQTGYTVPTPIQAQALPEVMAGRDVMGAAQTGTGKTAAFTLPILHRLMPLANASASPARHPVRALILTPTRELADQVFESVKRYSLYTPLRSAVVFGGVDIGPQKDALRQGCEVLIATPGRLLDHLSQNTVNLSQVGILVLDEADRMLDMGFLPDLDRIIRALPAQRQTLLFSATFSAEIRKLARTYQKTPVELEVAKRNATADTVTQIAYPVAEEDKRAAVVHLVKSKGLNQVIVFSNTKIGTSRLARQLERDGVKAESIHGDKSQADRMKALDAFKAGELEVLVATDVAARGLDVAGVPCVINYDLPYSAEDYVHRIGRTGRAGASGDAISLYTPAQEKLLIEVEKLIKRPIERGQLMVPKRDLDSSRGSSARSLPAHDRGRGRGKAYVEPPKPVIDEFFLKPYEPSASAPSKPAAVKPTAPNRKAGLGVLLGAAPKPVDKDTANSGEPVGN, via the coding sequence ATGACAGATAGCGATATACCCCAGGCAGTTGATGCCGCAGTTGCGGCACCTGCTGTACAGTCCCCTTCGCCAAGCTTTGATGAGATTGGCTTACACAGCCTGATTCTTCAGGCGGTTAAACAAACCGGCTACACGGTGCCCACGCCGATCCAGGCGCAAGCGCTGCCCGAGGTGATGGCGGGTCGAGATGTGATGGGCGCTGCCCAAACTGGCACCGGAAAGACCGCGGCGTTCACTTTGCCGATTTTGCACCGATTGATGCCATTGGCCAATGCCAGTGCATCGCCAGCTCGTCATCCAGTCAGAGCCCTAATCCTGACCCCCACTCGAGAACTCGCTGATCAGGTGTTTGAGAGTGTTAAGCGCTACAGTCTCTACACCCCTTTACGCAGTGCGGTGGTATTTGGTGGTGTGGACATTGGCCCGCAAAAGGATGCGTTGCGCCAGGGCTGTGAGGTCTTGATTGCCACGCCGGGCCGTTTGTTGGATCACCTTTCACAAAACACCGTGAACTTGTCGCAGGTCGGTATTTTGGTACTCGATGAGGCTGATCGCATGCTGGACATGGGATTTTTGCCTGACTTAGACCGAATTATTCGTGCCTTACCTGCGCAGCGTCAGACTCTACTGTTTTCAGCGACGTTTAGCGCCGAGATCAGAAAGCTCGCACGCACCTATCAAAAGACCCCGGTTGAATTGGAAGTTGCCAAACGCAACGCCACGGCCGACACGGTCACGCAAATTGCCTATCCGGTGGCTGAAGAAGACAAGCGCGCAGCCGTGGTGCATCTGGTGAAGTCCAAAGGTTTGAATCAAGTGATTGTGTTTTCCAACACCAAAATCGGCACATCCCGGCTGGCGAGACAACTAGAGCGTGACGGTGTAAAGGCTGAGTCGATACACGGTGACAAATCACAAGCTGATCGCATGAAGGCATTGGATGCGTTTAAAGCCGGTGAGTTGGAGGTGCTGGTGGCGACCGACGTGGCTGCCCGTGGACTCGACGTGGCCGGTGTGCCGTGCGTCATTAACTATGACCTGCCGTATAGCGCTGAAGACTACGTGCATCGGATCGGGCGCACGGGTCGTGCGGGTGCCTCGGGTGATGCGATTTCACTTTACACCCCAGCGCAGGAAAAGCTCCTGATCGAAGTAGAAAAGCTGATCAAGCGTCCGATTGAGCGCGGGCAGTTGATGGTGCCTAAGCGTGATCTGGATTCTTCTCGCGGATCAAGCGCTAGATCCTTACCAGCCCATGATCGCGGCCGTGGTCGTGGTAAGGCGTATGTCGAGCCGCCAAAGCCTGTGATCGATGAATTTTTTCTAAAGCCCTACGAACCCTCGGCAAGTGCTCCGTCTAAACCAGCCGCTGTCAAACCCACCGCACCGAATCGCAAGGCAGGGCTTGGCGTGTTGCTCGGGGCCGCGCCCAAGCCGGTTGATAAAGACACGGCGAATTCAGGCGAGCCTGTCGGTAACTAG
- a CDS encoding thioredoxin family protein — MPKATVTLPNTDQVKARLNEPVQLLVVCYCAAWCDTCTLYRDRFETLAAQHPAHAFVWIDIEDHPELLGDEDIENFPTLMIERAGKVLFFGTMLPHIQQLERLIQTLANDPAAAAQSTGLPDVRAMLAKT; from the coding sequence ATGCCGAAAGCGACCGTCACCCTACCCAACACAGATCAGGTTAAAGCACGCCTGAATGAACCAGTCCAGTTGCTAGTGGTCTGTTATTGCGCGGCATGGTGCGACACTTGCACGTTGTACCGTGACCGCTTCGAAACCCTGGCGGCGCAGCACCCGGCACATGCCTTTGTGTGGATTGACATTGAAGATCACCCCGAATTGCTGGGTGATGAGGACATAGAGAACTTCCCAACGCTCATGATTGAGCGCGCCGGCAAGGTGCTGTTTTTTGGGACGATGCTGCCACACATACAGCAGCTTGAGCGTTTGATTCAGACCTTGGCCAATGATCCAGCCGCAGCGGCACAATCGACTGGCCTGCCGGATGTGCGTGCCATGCTTGCCAAGACCTAG
- a CDS encoding quinone-dependent dihydroorotate dehydrogenase, with protein sequence MNTLFQTYGLAKKFLFAMEPEAAHEATMRALQSAYDCKLTRGLAHDLPSAPTRLMGLTLKNPVGLAAGLDKDGAHIDALGNLGFGFIEVGTVTPRAQPGNPKPRMFRIPQAQALINRMGFNNQGLDVFIQNVKRSQYRQNGGILGLNIGKNADTPIEQAAQDYLTGLEGVYPHADYVTVNISSPNTKNLRDLQSADALDQLLGAIAHKRKELAQQHTKHVPIVLKIAPDVDSEQIATITEALTRHQMDGVIATNTTISRDKVQGLPHAQEVGGLSGAPVHELSLKVIAQLRQRLGPSYPIIGVGGIVSGKEAQEKIDAGANAVQIYTGLIYRGPALIAECVKAIANG encoded by the coding sequence ATGAACACCCTGTTTCAAACCTACGGGTTAGCTAAAAAATTTCTGTTTGCGATGGAGCCGGAGGCAGCCCATGAAGCAACCATGCGGGCTCTGCAATCGGCGTATGACTGCAAACTCACTCGAGGCCTGGCCCATGACCTGCCAAGCGCACCAACGCGCTTGATGGGGCTGACACTTAAGAACCCTGTGGGGTTGGCCGCTGGCCTGGATAAAGATGGTGCGCACATCGATGCATTGGGTAACCTGGGATTTGGCTTTATCGAGGTAGGCACGGTTACGCCAAGAGCCCAGCCGGGCAACCCCAAGCCAAGAATGTTTCGCATACCGCAAGCACAAGCACTCATTAACCGCATGGGTTTTAACAACCAGGGTCTTGATGTCTTCATTCAGAACGTCAAACGCAGCCAGTACCGACAAAACGGTGGCATTCTGGGTCTAAACATCGGTAAAAACGCGGACACACCGATTGAACAAGCCGCCCAGGACTATCTGACTGGCTTGGAGGGTGTCTACCCACATGCCGACTACGTCACAGTCAACATCTCATCACCAAACACCAAAAATTTGCGTGACCTGCAATCTGCTGATGCATTGGACCAACTGCTTGGTGCGATTGCGCACAAGCGCAAGGAGCTGGCGCAGCAACATACAAAGCACGTACCCATCGTTCTAAAAATAGCCCCCGACGTTGACTCAGAACAAATTGCAACTATCACCGAGGCACTGACTCGCCATCAAATGGATGGGGTTATTGCCACTAACACCACCATCTCACGCGACAAGGTTCAAGGCTTGCCGCACGCACAAGAGGTCGGTGGCCTCTCAGGTGCGCCAGTGCACGAGCTCTCGCTTAAGGTCATTGCGCAACTCAGGCAAAGGCTTGGGCCGTCCTATCCCATCATTGGCGTGGGCGGCATTGTGTCGGGCAAAGAGGCTCAGGAAAAAATCGATGCCGGTGCCAATGCAGTGCAGATTTACACCGGCCTAATCTATCGCGGACCTGCTTTGATTGCCGAATGCGTCAAAGCGATTGCCAATGGCTGA
- a CDS encoding competence/damage-inducible protein A has protein sequence MTDADKATPRFGLVVVGDEILSGRRQDKHFPKVIELLAARGLQLSWMRVVPDDREILTNALAQTFASGDEVLCCGGIGATPDDHTRQAAAAALGLPLALHPEAEREITLRCAEMAAKGQGTADMSVPENQQRLQMGVYPVGADIVPNPFNRIPGFYIRRHTFVPGFPVMAWPMLEQTLDTRYADFHHPVLHDEMSFVSYGVPEARITPALVAVQERWPGVRAFSLPSVGEDGQSPHIELGVKGPTEDLPVALAFLREQAKGLGAKLEAPVSRNGGRIE, from the coding sequence ATGACTGATGCAGATAAAGCCACACCTCGTTTTGGGCTGGTGGTAGTGGGCGACGAAATCTTGTCGGGGCGGCGCCAGGATAAACATTTTCCGAAAGTCATCGAGTTACTTGCAGCCCGTGGCTTGCAATTGTCGTGGATGCGTGTGGTGCCCGATGATCGCGAGATCTTGACCAATGCGCTGGCGCAAACTTTTGCCAGCGGTGACGAGGTACTGTGCTGCGGTGGCATCGGTGCCACACCGGATGACCATACGCGTCAGGCAGCCGCGGCGGCCTTGGGCCTGCCGTTAGCCTTGCATCCCGAGGCCGAGCGCGAGATCACACTGCGGTGTGCGGAGATGGCGGCCAAAGGGCAGGGCACAGCCGATATGTCGGTGCCAGAGAATCAGCAACGCTTGCAGATGGGGGTCTACCCAGTGGGTGCCGACATCGTGCCGAACCCCTTTAATCGAATCCCGGGTTTTTACATTCGTCGGCATACCTTTGTGCCAGGATTTCCGGTGATGGCGTGGCCGATGCTTGAGCAAACGCTAGACACCCGATACGCCGACTTTCATCATCCGGTGCTGCACGATGAGATGTCATTTGTGTCTTACGGTGTGCCCGAAGCTCGAATTACACCGGCCTTGGTGGCAGTGCAGGAGCGTTGGCCGGGTGTGCGGGCCTTTAGCCTGCCATCGGTCGGCGAAGATGGACAATCGCCGCATATCGAGTTGGGTGTGAAGGGCCCGACTGAGGATTTGCCAGTCGCCCTGGCGTTCTTGCGTGAGCAGGCTAAGGGGCTTGGCGCCAAGCTCGAGGCACCTGTCTCACGCAACGGTGGTCGCATTGAATAG